The following coding sequences are from one Beggiatoa alba B18LD window:
- a CDS encoding dioxygenase family protein, whose protein sequence is MFDALRTALPNTTRRNLLRTLGVLSALPLTGYGLRHFLTDSQAADANPLCLLSATKTEGPYWIDEHLNRSDLTTDTTRSTVLQGLPLTLTLSVINASSSACSVARNVQIDVWHADAAGEYSDVSGNGQTSTVGQTFLRGYQLTDSTGTVTFKTIYPGWYRGRTAHIHVRARVFDAQGNTTYNFTTQLFFDDVITDSVYANAPYNSRGTRDTLNSTDMHYLDGDSSNLLLNLTSQETGGYVAVGSVGLVGLPDSIETENAFDITTTTTGNLDNLSLTGTLTVATNDVGTYGSLYVAAQIGEIWYINDGNGWLPYTDDFPAYSSGMLTDTHQLKILNSVNVSTLCGANVYAGYGQNVQDMLQKNQYKKVYTVPCQ, encoded by the coding sequence ATGTTTGATGCACTGAGAACCGCTCTCCCAAATACGACACGGCGCAATCTCTTACGAACTTTAGGCGTATTAAGTGCCTTACCCCTAACAGGGTATGGGTTACGTCATTTCCTAACGGATTCACAAGCCGCAGATGCAAATCCGCTCTGTCTTCTCTCTGCAACAAAAACAGAAGGGCCTTATTGGATAGATGAACATTTAAATCGTTCCGATTTAACCACTGATACCACCCGTAGCACTGTCTTGCAAGGATTACCGCTGACTTTAACCTTGAGTGTGATTAATGCTAGCTCTAGTGCTTGCTCCGTTGCTCGTAATGTACAAATAGACGTGTGGCACGCAGATGCAGCGGGAGAATATTCAGATGTGTCTGGCAATGGGCAAACCAGTACTGTTGGGCAAACTTTTTTACGGGGGTATCAACTCACTGATTCGACTGGAACGGTTACGTTTAAAACCATTTATCCGGGATGGTATCGCGGCAGAACCGCACATATTCATGTACGAGCGCGGGTTTTTGATGCACAAGGGAACACAACCTATAATTTTACTACCCAACTCTTTTTTGATGATGTTATCACTGATAGCGTGTATGCAAACGCCCCTTATAACAGCCGTGGCACACGTGATACGCTCAATTCAACGGATATGCATTACCTTGACGGGGATAGCTCCAACTTGTTATTAAACTTAACTTCTCAAGAAACAGGGGGTTATGTTGCGGTTGGTTCGGTGGGATTAGTGGGATTACCCGATAGTATCGAAACAGAGAATGCCTTTGATATTACAACCACGACGACAGGCAATCTTGATAATTTATCGCTGACAGGCACATTAACCGTTGCGACTAACGATGTTGGTACTTATGGCAGTTTGTACGTCGCTGCACAAATAGGGGAAATTTGGTATATCAATGATGGGAATGGTTGGTTACCCTATACCGATGATTTTCCCGCTTATTCTAGCGGTATGCTCACCGATACCCATCAATTAAAAATATTGAATAGTGTCAACGTCAGTACCTTATGCGGGGCGAATGTTTATGCGGGCTATGGGCAAAATGTACAAGATATGTTGCAGAAAAATCAGTATAAAAAGGTTTACACTGTTCCTTGCCAATGA
- a CDS encoding transposase, producing MQTSHNGGKNSIGWYFGFKLHLVIDDTGELISFFLTAANFDDRKGLRAMTQFIQGKLYGDKGYISKALKATLKTQGIELITGVRKNMKKGPLSEFDTIMLKKT from the coding sequence TTGCAAACCTCGCACAACGGGGGGAAGAACTCTATTGGGTGGTATTTTGGCTTTAAATTGCATTTAGTCATTGATGATACAGGGGAATTAATCTCCTTTTTTCTCACCGCCGCGAATTTTGATGACCGCAAGGGCTTAAGGGCGATGACGCAATTTATTCAAGGCAAGTTATACGGTGACAAGGGCTATATTTCTAAAGCATTAAAGGCAACTTTGAAAACGCAAGGCATTGAATTAATCACGGGTGTCCGTAAAAACATGAAAAAAGGGCCGCTCAGTGAATTTGATACGATAATGCTAAAAAAAACCTGA
- the dnaJ gene encoding molecular chaperone DnaJ, with amino-acid sequence MSKRDYYEVLGVQKNASEDELKKSYRRLAMKHHPDRNPDSADAEEKFKEAKEAYEILSDPQKRAAYDQFGHAGVDASMGGGGGGGFGGGFDFGDIFESVFGGGGRNGGAGGNRVYRGSDLRYDLTITLEEAVNGTDVKIRIPTQVECETCHGSGAKPGTSPVTCSHCGGAGQVRMTSGFFSVQQTCPYCRGVGKIVETPCPTCHGAGRTKDTKTLSVKVPAGVDTGDRIRLSGEGEAGVNGGPSGDLYVQINVRQHPIFTREGSNLFCEVPISIVTAALGGELEAPTLDGRVMLKIPPGTQTGQTFRIRGKGVKPVRGGSVGDLHCRVMIETPVSLTSRQKELLEEFGKTLESNHHRPQETSWLDRVKKFFDDMKL; translated from the coding sequence ATGTCAAAACGAGATTATTACGAAGTGCTGGGCGTACAAAAAAACGCCAGTGAAGACGAACTGAAAAAGTCCTATCGTCGCCTAGCGATGAAACACCATCCTGACCGCAACCCCGACAGTGCGGATGCGGAAGAAAAATTTAAAGAAGCAAAAGAAGCTTACGAAATTTTATCCGACCCCCAAAAACGAGCGGCTTATGACCAATTTGGTCATGCAGGCGTTGATGCTTCCATGGGTGGCGGGGGCGGTGGTGGCTTTGGCGGTGGTTTTGACTTTGGCGATATTTTCGAAAGCGTGTTCGGTGGTGGAGGGCGTAATGGTGGGGCTGGTGGTAATCGCGTTTATCGCGGTTCTGATTTACGTTACGACTTAACCATTACCCTAGAAGAAGCTGTCAACGGCACCGACGTTAAAATTCGGATTCCGACACAAGTCGAATGCGAAACCTGCCACGGCTCAGGCGCAAAACCTGGCACGAGTCCTGTAACTTGTAGCCATTGTGGTGGTGCAGGACAAGTGCGCATGACATCGGGCTTTTTCTCCGTACAACAAACCTGCCCCTATTGTCGTGGCGTTGGCAAAATTGTCGAAACCCCTTGCCCTACTTGCCACGGTGCAGGACGGACAAAAGATACAAAAACCTTATCCGTTAAAGTTCCCGCTGGGGTGGATACAGGCGACCGCATTCGCTTATCAGGTGAAGGCGAGGCGGGCGTAAATGGGGGACCTTCAGGCGATTTATATGTACAAATTAACGTCCGCCAACACCCTATTTTTACCCGTGAAGGCAGTAATTTATTTTGTGAAGTGCCGATTAGTATTGTCACAGCCGCACTCGGTGGCGAATTAGAAGCCCCAACTTTAGACGGGCGTGTCATGCTCAAAATTCCCCCAGGAACGCAAACAGGGCAAACATTCCGCATTCGTGGCAAAGGCGTAAAACCTGTACGCGGTGGCAGTGTTGGCGACTTACATTGTCGCGTTATGATAGAAACTCCCGTGAGTTTAACCAGTCGTCAAAAAGAATTATTGGAAGAATTCGGCAAAACTTTAGAATCAAATCATCATCGTCCACAAGAAACATCATGGTTAGACCGTGTTAAAAAGTTTTTTGACGATATGAAACTGTAA
- a CDS encoding response regulator: MNQTLSPHQATVLVVDDAPENLGVLSAYLEATGLDVMTALSGNEALSLITRVKPDLILLDVMMPNMDGYETCRQLKSNLETSDIPVIFVTALMDMESKIKCFSLGAVDYLVKPIQQGEILARVHTHIIISALQKQLVAQNRQLQEQHETLDNFTRMAAHELFPPLVNIASAISELQVYRRITNTETEHCLMMLEDAHKQVLQVVDNLLNKKPYLH; encoded by the coding sequence ATGAATCAAACCCTTTCCCCCCATCAAGCAACGGTTCTTGTCGTTGATGATGCGCCAGAAAATTTAGGCGTTTTATCGGCTTATTTAGAAGCGACAGGTTTAGATGTTATGACGGCACTCAGTGGTAATGAGGCATTATCATTAATCACACGGGTTAAACCCGATTTAATCTTGCTCGATGTCATGATGCCTAATATGGATGGTTATGAAACCTGTCGGCAGTTAAAAAGTAATTTAGAAACGTCAGATATTCCCGTTATTTTTGTAACGGCATTGATGGATATGGAAAGCAAAATTAAATGCTTCTCGCTAGGTGCAGTAGATTATTTAGTAAAACCGATTCAACAAGGCGAAATTTTAGCCCGTGTACATACGCATATTATTATCAGTGCATTGCAAAAACAGTTAGTTGCTCAAAATCGGCAGTTGCAAGAACAGCATGAAACCTTAGATAACTTTACCCGCATGGCAGCACATGAACTATTTCCACCACTTGTAAATATTGCGAGTGCTATTAGTGAATTACAAGTTTATCGCCGTATTACTAACACAGAAACCGAACATTGTTTAATGATGTTAGAGGATGCACATAAACAAGTATTGCAAGTTGTTGATAATCTTTTAAATAAAAAGCCTTACCTTCATTGA
- the dapB gene encoding 4-hydroxy-tetrahydrodipicolinate reductase has protein sequence MIKIAIAGAAGRMGKHLIEATQQHPETVLATALEHPASTLLGADAGELAGVGKLSISVQSDLSKCLDDFDVLIDFTRPEATLANLAYCRQAKKRMVIGTTGFSHEQKNIINEAAKDIAIVFAPNMSIGVNLSLKLLEMAAKVLGDTVDIEVIEAHHRHKVDAPSGTALRMGEVVAQALGRDLKTCAVYAREGITGERDRQSIGFQTIRAGDIVGEHTVMFADVGERIEITHKASSRMTFAKGAVRAAAWLAEKESGLFDMQDVLGLK, from the coding sequence ATGATTAAAATAGCCATCGCAGGGGCAGCGGGGCGGATGGGTAAACACCTCATAGAAGCTACCCAACAACACCCAGAAACCGTTTTAGCGACTGCTTTAGAACATCCCGCAAGCACACTTTTAGGCGCAGATGCAGGCGAACTTGCAGGCGTTGGAAAACTCAGCATCAGCGTACAAAGTGATTTATCTAAATGCTTAGATGACTTTGACGTATTGATTGATTTCACTCGCCCCGAAGCGACACTTGCCAATTTAGCCTATTGTCGCCAAGCAAAAAAGCGCATGGTGATTGGCACAACAGGATTTTCTCATGAACAAAAAAACATTATTAACGAAGCCGCCAAAGACATCGCCATCGTTTTCGCGCCGAATATGAGCATTGGGGTCAATCTCAGCCTGAAATTACTAGAAATGGCGGCAAAAGTGCTCGGTGATACTGTCGACATAGAAGTCATCGAAGCCCATCATCGCCACAAAGTCGATGCCCCATCAGGGACTGCGTTACGCATGGGCGAAGTCGTTGCGCAAGCCTTAGGACGTGATTTAAAAACCTGTGCGGTTTATGCCCGAGAAGGTATTACAGGCGAGCGTGACCGCCAAAGCATTGGCTTTCAAACCATCCGCGCAGGCGACATTGTCGGCGAGCATACTGTGATGTTTGCTGATGTTGGTGAACGGATAGAAATTACCCATAAAGCCTCAAGCCGTATGACTTTTGCAAAAGGTGCAGTACGTGCTGCGGCTTGGCTTGCTGAGAAAGAATCAGGCTTATTTGATATGCAAGATGTATTAGGGCTGAAATAA
- a CDS encoding PstS family phosphate ABC transporter substrate-binding protein → MKKLLTAALFSVSFMMTTPVSAIDDLQDYKGGASGVSGNLSSIGSDTMNNLMTLWAEEYKKFYPNVNIQVQGAGSSTAPPALTEGTAHTGPMSRPMKPGEIEAFEKKFGYPPTEIRVAIDALAVYVHKDNPLDGLTIQQVDAIFSSTRKCGGAEDITKWGQVGLKGSLAEQSIQLFGRNSVSGTYGYFKEHALCKGDFKNNVNEQPGSASVVQSISASLNGIGYSGIGYLTSGVKILAISPKTGASTVPALVGDGADKYKNVISGEYPLSRFLYVYVNKDPSKPLSPLVKEFLTMILSKQGQEVVKKDGYVPLPHALIEKELAKLK, encoded by the coding sequence ATGAAAAAGCTACTGACGGCTGCGTTATTCAGCGTTAGCTTTATGATGACCACCCCTGTTTCTGCAATCGATGATTTGCAAGATTACAAAGGGGGAGCCAGTGGGGTTTCTGGTAATCTGTCCAGCATTGGTTCTGATACCATGAATAACCTCATGACGCTGTGGGCAGAAGAGTACAAAAAGTTTTATCCTAACGTAAACATTCAAGTACAAGGGGCAGGTTCATCTACCGCGCCACCCGCTTTAACTGAAGGAACAGCCCATACTGGTCCTATGAGTCGCCCTATGAAACCCGGCGAGATTGAAGCGTTTGAGAAAAAATTCGGCTATCCTCCGACTGAAATTCGCGTTGCGATTGATGCATTAGCTGTGTATGTCCATAAAGACAACCCGCTTGATGGTTTAACTATCCAACAAGTTGATGCGATTTTCTCCTCTACAAGAAAATGTGGCGGTGCTGAAGACATCACTAAATGGGGTCAAGTAGGTTTAAAAGGCTCTTTAGCTGAACAAAGCATTCAATTATTCGGTCGTAACTCTGTTTCTGGTACTTACGGCTATTTTAAAGAACACGCTTTATGCAAAGGCGACTTTAAAAACAACGTCAACGAACAACCCGGTTCTGCGTCTGTCGTGCAATCAATCAGTGCTTCTTTAAACGGCATTGGCTATTCAGGCATTGGCTACTTAACCTCTGGGGTTAAAATTTTAGCCATCTCTCCCAAAACGGGAGCTTCTACCGTGCCTGCTTTAGTTGGTGATGGTGCTGACAAATATAAAAACGTCATTAGTGGTGAATACCCCTTATCCCGTTTCTTATACGTCTATGTCAACAAAGACCCAAGCAAACCACTTTCTCCTTTAGTTAAAGAATTTTTAACCATGATTCTGAGCAAACAAGGTCAAGAAGTGGTGAAAAAAGACGGTTATGTACCGTTGCCTCACGCACTGATTGAGAAAGAGTTAGCAAAATTAAAATAA
- a CDS encoding protein-methionine-sulfoxide reductase heme-binding subunit MsrQ: MGLAPSFASVDKIIKPILFVLCLIPLFFIVFIAVQHVNPIEYFLDQTGLWALRFLLITLCITPLRKLSKWYEMIRFRRMLGLYSFFYAVLHVSTYIIFDQSLDISSIIKDIEERPFIMVGFFAFILLIPLAITSTNAMMRRLGGKRWQALHRLVYLIGIAGVLHFWWLAQSKVKLGEPFIYAICLALLLLVRYPPIMARLAKL, translated from the coding sequence ATGGGATTAGCCCCTTCTTTCGCAAGCGTCGACAAGATAATTAAGCCTATTTTGTTTGTGCTGTGCTTAATCCCTTTATTTTTTATCGTCTTCATTGCTGTACAGCATGTGAATCCCATCGAATATTTTTTAGACCAAACAGGATTATGGGCATTACGTTTTTTATTGATTACGTTATGTATTACCCCATTAAGAAAGCTTAGTAAATGGTATGAAATGATTCGTTTTCGGCGGATGTTGGGCTTGTATAGCTTTTTCTATGCCGTGTTACATGTCAGTACGTATATTATATTTGACCAATCATTAGATATATCTTCTATTATCAAGGATATTGAAGAGCGTCCTTTTATTATGGTAGGTTTTTTTGCATTTATCCTACTGATTCCACTAGCAATAACCTCAACCAATGCGATGATGAGACGCTTGGGCGGTAAACGTTGGCAGGCTTTGCACCGTTTAGTTTACTTAATTGGCATTGCGGGTGTTTTACATTTTTGGTGGTTAGCACAATCGAAGGTCAAATTAGGCGAACCTTTTATTTATGCCATCTGCTTGGCGTTACTTTTATTGGTGCGTTATCCCCCTATCATGGCGCGATTGGCTAAATTATAG
- a CDS encoding transposase, giving the protein MIPLSAYLHSRRVNSRGIAFIDSAPLKVCHNRRISHHKTFANLAQRGEELYWVVFWL; this is encoded by the coding sequence ATGATACCGCTCAGTGCCTACTTGCACAGTCGGCGGGTAAACTCTCGCGGGATTGCCTTCATTGACTCCGCCCCGTTAAAGGTTTGCCACAATCGGCGAATTTCACACCATAAAACCTTTGCAAACCTCGCACAACGGGGGGAAGAACTCTATTGGGTGGTATTTTGGCTTTAA
- the purL gene encoding phosphoribosylformylglycinamidine synthase produces MFYTGDSALSPFRCEKLLHTARAFLPTLQSIQANYLYLLDCARPLTDEESHHLQQLLHGKNTPPILPHGQQLIVIPRIGTISPWSSKATEIMTICGLNSIKRIEHGTIWTVTASTPLDNAELEQLMPLLHDRMTETVVLNLADAEQLFNTAEPRQLRVIPVLSEGRNALVTANKARGLALSEDEIDYLCENFIALKRNPTDVELMMFAQANSEHCRHKIFNADWVIDGQAQTQSLFNMIRYTHQQHSGKVLSAYKDNAAVLTGFTIPRFICDPNTHEYHYLTEETNILMKVETHNHPTAISPFSGASTGSGGEIRDEGATGRGAKPKAGLTGFSVSQLHIPDAPQIYETEYGTPQRLATALQIMLEAPLGASAFNNEFGRPAICGYFRSFEQTVNGKRRGYHKPIMIAGGLGNIRAEHVQKQEIAEENLLIALGGAAMLIGLGGGAASSVSAGHSNAELDFASVQRGNPEMQRRCQEVIDACWSLGDNNPIVSIHDVGAGGLSNAFPELVNDSEKGAIFDLNAIPRADPALSPMELWSNEAQERYVLAIAPSSLPLFTQLCERERCPFAVIGKATSQRQLQLFKEQEAIIDMPLSVLLGKPPKMRRDVQRVKTNGKPFKLDDPYFTLEEAILRVLRHPTVANKNFLITIGDRSVGGLVTRDQMVGAWQTPVADCAVTASGFQGITGEAMSMGERTPIAVLDAPASGRMAVGEAITNLAAASIADFSDIVLSANWMAACGQAGEDAALFDTVQAVALDLCPALGLVIPVGKDSLSMHTVWDDKAVTAPLSLIVSAFARVNNIHKTLTPVLRAENSLLLYIDLGQGKDRLGGSILTQVYQQLGDVTPNVDNPKDLKDFFYAIQILNQQGKLLAYHDRSDGGLLTTLCEMMFASHKGIDIQLDGLNPDVLALLFSEELGAVIEVNQSHIDEVQHWFAQYTQLPVHIIGTVNHSDSLNIYQQDTLLLSLPRTTLQQAWNETTYQLQKRRDNPVCVEEEFTLNPKDTGLFLKTTFPLQAPAVHSQRPRMAILREQGVNGHVEMAAAFDKAGFTSVDVHLSDILAGRVSLKDFQGFAACGGFSYGDVLGAGGGWAKSILFNPRAYDEFSAFFQRTDSFALGICNGCQMMAQLRDMIDGAQHWAQFVRNKSEQFEARFVMTEILDSPSLFLQGMEGSMIPVVVSHGEGRAQFDNTSHLDRALRDGLIALRYVDHSGHMSERYPSNPNGSPQGVTGLTTPDGRFTIMMPHPERIFLTSRWSWKPDNWQHEESPWMQMFYNARRWVG; encoded by the coding sequence ATGTTTTATACGGGTGATTCCGCGCTTTCTCCTTTCCGTTGCGAAAAATTACTGCATACCGCAAGAGCTTTTCTCCCCACATTGCAATCTATACAAGCCAATTATCTCTATTTGCTCGATTGCGCTCGTCCATTAACTGATGAGGAAAGCCACCATTTACAACAGTTATTACATGGGAAAAACACCCCGCCCATTTTACCCCATGGACAACAACTGATTGTTATTCCTCGTATTGGCACTATTTCGCCTTGGTCTAGTAAAGCCACAGAAATCATGACGATTTGTGGCTTAAACAGCATTAAACGCATTGAGCATGGTACGATTTGGACAGTAACCGCTAGCACACCATTAGATAACGCCGAACTTGAGCAACTCATGCCCCTCTTACATGACCGCATGACCGAAACCGTCGTTTTAAATTTAGCCGATGCCGAACAATTATTTAACACAGCTGAACCCCGCCAATTGCGCGTAATTCCTGTTTTAAGCGAAGGACGGAATGCCTTAGTTACCGCCAATAAAGCGCGAGGGTTAGCCCTTTCTGAAGACGAAATCGATTATTTATGTGAAAACTTCATTGCCTTAAAACGCAATCCAACCGATGTCGAATTAATGATGTTTGCACAAGCTAACTCAGAACACTGTCGACACAAGATTTTTAATGCTGATTGGGTTATCGACGGACAAGCACAAACTCAGTCGTTATTCAACATGATACGCTACACCCATCAGCAACATTCAGGTAAAGTGCTCTCTGCTTATAAAGACAATGCCGCCGTACTGACAGGCTTTACAATTCCGCGTTTCATCTGCGACCCCAATACCCACGAATATCACTACCTCACTGAAGAAACTAATATTTTAATGAAGGTAGAAACCCATAACCACCCAACGGCTATTTCTCCCTTCTCTGGTGCATCAACAGGCTCAGGCGGAGAAATCCGTGACGAAGGCGCGACAGGACGCGGGGCAAAACCAAAAGCAGGATTAACAGGCTTTTCCGTCTCACAACTCCATATTCCTGACGCGCCCCAAATTTACGAAACGGAATACGGCACACCGCAACGCCTCGCAACAGCCCTGCAAATCATGCTAGAAGCCCCACTTGGCGCGAGTGCATTTAATAATGAATTTGGTCGCCCCGCTATTTGTGGCTACTTTCGCAGTTTTGAACAAACCGTGAACGGCAAACGCCGTGGTTATCACAAACCGATTATGATAGCGGGTGGACTCGGCAATATTCGTGCAGAACACGTACAAAAGCAGGAAATCGCTGAGGAAAATCTTTTAATCGCACTCGGTGGAGCTGCAATGCTCATCGGCTTAGGGGGCGGGGCTGCCTCCTCCGTCTCCGCAGGACACAGCAACGCTGAGTTAGATTTTGCCTCCGTCCAACGGGGCAACCCCGAAATGCAACGCCGTTGCCAAGAAGTCATCGACGCTTGCTGGAGTCTTGGCGACAACAACCCCATCGTATCCATTCACGATGTTGGCGCGGGCGGACTTTCCAACGCCTTTCCCGAATTAGTCAACGACAGCGAAAAAGGCGCGATATTCGACCTCAACGCCATTCCCCGCGCAGACCCCGCCCTCTCCCCGATGGAACTCTGGAGCAATGAAGCTCAAGAACGCTATGTATTAGCCATTGCCCCCAGCAGTCTGCCCCTGTTTACCCAACTTTGTGAGCGTGAACGCTGTCCCTTTGCTGTAATTGGCAAAGCCACCAGCCAACGACAGCTCCAACTATTCAAAGAACAAGAAGCCATCATCGACATGCCCTTATCTGTCCTACTGGGTAAACCGCCGAAAATGCGCCGAGATGTGCAACGGGTAAAAACAAATGGCAAACCCTTCAAACTCGATGACCCCTATTTCACCCTAGAAGAAGCTATTCTCCGCGTCCTGCGTCATCCCACCGTTGCCAACAAAAACTTTTTAATCACCATCGGCGACCGCTCCGTCGGTGGCTTAGTCACCCGTGACCAAATGGTTGGTGCGTGGCAAACCCCTGTTGCCGACTGCGCTGTCACCGCCAGCGGATTCCAAGGCATCACAGGCGAAGCCATGTCTATGGGCGAACGTACCCCCATTGCCGTACTCGATGCCCCCGCTTCAGGACGCATGGCTGTTGGCGAAGCCATTACCAACCTTGCCGCCGCTTCGATTGCCGACTTCAGCGACATCGTTCTATCCGCTAATTGGATGGCAGCTTGCGGACAAGCGGGCGAAGATGCCGCCCTGTTCGACACCGTCCAAGCCGTCGCCCTAGACCTTTGTCCCGCGCTGGGGCTTGTCATTCCTGTCGGCAAAGACTCCCTGTCTATGCACACCGTCTGGGACGACAAAGCTGTTACCGCGCCCCTCTCGCTTATCGTCTCCGCCTTTGCCCGCGTGAATAATATTCACAAAACCCTAACCCCTGTTCTCCGTGCAGAAAACAGCCTATTACTTTACATAGACTTAGGACAAGGCAAAGACCGACTTGGTGGCTCAATTCTCACCCAAGTTTATCAACAGCTTGGCGATGTTACGCCCAACGTCGACAACCCCAAAGACTTAAAAGATTTCTTCTACGCCATCCAAATCCTTAACCAACAAGGCAAACTCCTCGCCTATCATGACCGCTCCGACGGTGGCTTATTAACCACCCTCTGTGAAATGATGTTCGCCAGCCACAAAGGCATCGATATCCAACTCGACGGCTTAAACCCCGACGTACTCGCTTTATTATTCAGCGAAGAACTGGGCGCAGTTATCGAAGTGAATCAAAGTCACATCGACGAAGTACAACACTGGTTCGCCCAATACACACAACTGCCCGTCCACATTATCGGCACTGTCAACCACAGCGACAGCCTTAATATTTATCAACAAGACACGCTCCTACTCAGTCTGCCCCGCACGACCCTACAACAAGCTTGGAACGAAACCACTTACCAACTACAAAAACGCCGCGATAACCCCGTTTGTGTAGAGGAAGAATTTACTTTAAATCCAAAAGATACAGGATTATTCTTAAAAACGACCTTCCCGCTCCAAGCACCTGCTGTCCATAGCCAACGCCCACGCATGGCAATTCTGCGCGAACAAGGCGTAAATGGACATGTTGAAATGGCAGCCGCCTTTGATAAAGCAGGCTTTACCAGCGTTGACGTACATTTAAGCGATATTTTAGCGGGACGAGTCAGCCTCAAAGACTTTCAAGGCTTTGCCGCCTGCGGTGGCTTCTCCTATGGCGACGTACTTGGCGCGGGCGGTGGCTGGGCAAAATCCATCCTCTTCAACCCGCGTGCTTACGACGAGTTTTCCGCCTTCTTCCAACGTACTGATAGTTTCGCGCTGGGTATTTGCAACGGCTGTCAAATGATGGCGCAATTACGCGACATGATTGATGGTGCACAACACTGGGCGCAATTTGTCCGCAACAAATCCGAACAATTCGAAGCCCGCTTTGTTATGACTGAAATCCTTGACTCACCCTCACTGTTTTTACAAGGCATGGAAGGCTCGATGATACCTGTTGTGGTTTCCCATGGCGAAGGACGCGCCCAATTCGACAACACCAGCCATTTAGACCGTGCTTTACGCGATGGACTGATAGCCCTACGCTACGTTGACCACAGCGGACACATGAGCGAACGCTATCCCAGCAATCCCAACGGCTCACCGCAAGGCGTTACAGGCTTAACCACGCCAGACGGACGTTTCACCATCATGATGCCCCATCCTGAACGGATTTTCTTAACCAGCCGTTGGTCATGGAAACCCGACAACTGGCAACATGAAGAAAGCCCTTGGATGCAGATGTTTTATAACGCTCGGCGGTGGGTGGGGTAG